A single genomic interval of Flavobacteriales bacterium harbors:
- a CDS encoding ATP-binding protein: protein MSMHGPDITLPIDLEIAIRDQNPWWRGEGIAGLRPVKRWAFNSIQRHLRSGVVPSVVLRGPRQIGKSTLLNQLIDAELKSGVEPSRILRLQFDELPALSQFDMPLIALVHWFSRTIAGTTMNQAAVEEKPFVLFLDELQNLGDWAPQLKHLLDIGKVRAVVTGSSALRIEAGRDSLAGRIRMIEMGPLLLREIGTLRGLGELQAALPENGFGQLKEKAFWQDLHSLGERQKALRDKVFTTFSERGAYPFAHLDPDEPWDSVAEHLTETVVRRAIQHDLRLGPRGQKRDEHLLAEVFRLACVYVGQAPKQSTYLQEIHASMNSSIGWIRVLNYLKFLDGTLLLRLVEPLDLRLKKRRGGSKLCLCDHGLRAAWLNESIPLTPEGLRASPHLHDLAGRIAESVAGYFFSSMYGLSVRHFPERGVEPEVDFVLTIGEQRIPVEVKYRHRIDHADSKGLRAFMEKSVYNAPFGVMVTLEDAPASDDPRIISIPLSTLLLLR from the coding sequence ATGAGCATGCACGGCCCTGATATCACCCTGCCCATCGACCTGGAGATCGCCATTCGCGACCAGAACCCGTGGTGGCGGGGGGAAGGCATTGCCGGCCTGCGCCCCGTGAAGCGCTGGGCGTTCAACAGCATCCAACGGCACCTGCGCAGTGGCGTGGTGCCCAGCGTGGTGTTGCGCGGTCCGCGCCAGATCGGCAAGAGCACCTTGCTCAACCAACTGATCGACGCCGAGCTAAAGAGCGGTGTGGAGCCCTCGCGGATCCTGCGCCTGCAGTTCGACGAATTGCCTGCACTGTCGCAGTTTGACATGCCGCTGATCGCCCTGGTGCATTGGTTCTCACGCACCATCGCAGGCACCACCATGAACCAGGCCGCCGTGGAGGAGAAGCCCTTCGTGCTCTTCCTCGACGAGCTACAGAACCTGGGCGACTGGGCGCCGCAGCTGAAGCACCTGCTCGACATCGGCAAGGTGCGGGCGGTGGTCACCGGCAGTTCAGCCCTCCGCATCGAAGCTGGCCGGGACAGCCTCGCGGGCCGGATACGGATGATCGAAATGGGGCCCTTGCTGCTGCGCGAGATCGGAACCCTGCGCGGCTTGGGCGAACTACAAGCTGCGCTTCCGGAGAACGGCTTCGGCCAGCTGAAGGAAAAGGCCTTTTGGCAGGACCTGCATTCGCTCGGGGAGCGGCAGAAAGCATTGCGCGACAAGGTCTTTACCACCTTCAGCGAACGGGGTGCCTACCCCTTCGCCCATCTGGATCCGGATGAGCCGTGGGACAGCGTGGCCGAGCACCTCACAGAGACCGTGGTTCGCAGGGCCATCCAGCACGACCTGCGCTTGGGGCCGAGAGGCCAGAAGCGCGATGAGCACCTCCTGGCGGAAGTGTTCCGCCTGGCTTGTGTGTATGTAGGGCAGGCGCCCAAGCAGAGCACCTACCTGCAGGAGATCCATGCCAGCATGAACAGCTCCATCGGCTGGATCCGGGTGCTCAACTATCTGAAATTCCTCGATGGCACCCTGCTGTTGCGGCTGGTGGAACCCTTGGACCTGCGCCTGAAGAAGCGTCGTGGGGGGAGCAAGCTTTGCCTTTGCGACCACGGACTGCGCGCTGCCTGGCTCAACGAATCCATCCCGCTCACTCCGGAAGGCCTTCGCGCCAGTCCGCACCTGCACGACCTTGCCGGACGCATCGCGGAGAGCGTGGCGGGCTATTTCTTCTCCAGCATGTACGGGCTTTCGGTCCGGCACTTCCCCGAACGCGGTGTCGAACCCGAAGTGGATTTCGTGCTCACCATCGGCGAGCAGCGTATCCCGGTGGAAGTGAAGTACCGGCATCGCATCGATCACGCCGACTCCAAGGGTCTTCGGGCCTTCATGGAGAAGAGCGTGTACAATGCGCCGTTCGGCGTGATGGTGACCCTGGAGGATGCCCCGGCATCGGATGATCCCCGAATCATATCCATCCCGTTGTCCACCCTCTTGTTGCTGCGTTGA
- the lpxD gene encoding UDP-3-O-(3-hydroxymyristoyl)glucosamine N-acyltransferase — MQFTAAQIAQLLHGTVEGDPNATVSRLSKIEEGGPGSLSFLANPAYTQYVYGTTASVVIIGQAFALTAPVKTTLVRVADAQAAFAKVLAMYNTIKLDKKGISPQAVIEPGATHGDNCYIGALAYIGANARLGHNVKIYPQAYIGDNVTIGDNTTVFANVTIYSDCVVGANCIIHSGTVIGSDGFRFATGPNAAEKIPQIGNVVIEDDVEIGANCAIDRATLGSTILRKGVKFDNLIHIAHNVEVGENTYYAAGGVVAGSTKIGKNCMFSGQVGIIGHLKIADGTIIAAQSGISKDTKAGEAYMGSPAWEANKYRKSYIHFRNLEKIVERLEKLEKAAKAAAG, encoded by the coding sequence ATGCAGTTCACCGCCGCACAGATCGCCCAGCTCCTTCACGGCACCGTGGAAGGCGACCCCAACGCCACCGTCAGCCGCCTCTCGAAGATCGAGGAGGGCGGACCGGGCTCACTGAGCTTCCTGGCCAACCCGGCCTATACGCAGTACGTGTACGGCACCACCGCCAGCGTGGTGATCATCGGGCAGGCCTTCGCGCTCACCGCTCCGGTGAAGACCACCCTGGTGCGCGTGGCCGATGCACAGGCGGCCTTCGCCAAGGTGCTGGCCATGTACAACACGATCAAGCTCGACAAGAAGGGCATTTCCCCGCAGGCCGTGATCGAGCCCGGGGCCACCCACGGTGACAACTGCTACATCGGCGCGCTGGCCTACATCGGCGCCAACGCCCGGCTCGGCCACAACGTGAAGATCTATCCGCAGGCCTACATCGGCGACAACGTCACCATCGGGGACAACACCACCGTCTTCGCCAACGTGACCATCTATTCCGACTGCGTGGTGGGGGCCAACTGCATCATCCACAGCGGCACGGTGATCGGCAGCGACGGCTTCCGCTTCGCCACCGGCCCCAACGCGGCGGAGAAGATCCCGCAGATCGGCAACGTGGTGATCGAGGACGATGTGGAGATCGGCGCCAACTGCGCCATCGACCGCGCCACGCTGGGCAGCACCATCCTTCGCAAGGGCGTCAAGTTCGACAACCTCATCCACATCGCGCACAACGTGGAGGTGGGCGAGAACACCTATTACGCGGCCGGCGGCGTGGTGGCCGGTTCCACCAAGATCGGGAAGAACTGCATGTTCAGCGGGCAGGTGGGCATCATCGGTCACCTGAAGATCGCCGATGGCACCATCATCGCGGCGCAGAGCGGCATCAGCAAGGACACCAAGGCGGGCGAGGCCTACATGGGTTCACCGGCGTGGGAGGCGAACAAGTACCGCAAGAGCTACATCCACTTCCGCAACCTGGAGAAGATCGTGGAGCGGTTGGAGAAACTGGAGAAGGCGGCGAAGGCTGCGGCCGGGTAG
- a CDS encoding DEAD/DEAH box helicase family protein gives MTNFEVASPILNRPYDEPQEHWWILEGQPAERRPGRRPATYWYRPPGKSQHEGGVLIELKRVNLIRERMKAWREQGWPGVTRTTYDLLKHWRREGRKQNLFFAQLEAAETVIFLLEARADFRQGIEVPRDEPGPEEVANGYSGFTRYCCKMATGSGKTTVMGMLAAWSILNKVNDRGDARFSDVVLVVCPNVTIRDRLRELDPALGESSLYRTRDLVPAHLMPILNQGKVIYTNWHVFEPRTPETHGDGGRVVKAGVEVETRETIKIGEKNDTKRGTRWLTRETLFQQISNGLLEVVEGDPETDGTLRVRSTKYVESDTALVNRVLRGVGGKQNILVFNDEAHHAYRIRQEEPLDGLFDDDDEEDEEWEESKKEATTWVSGLDRIAKQRGINFCVDLSATPYYLNRVGQDANRPFPWVVSDFGLIDAIESGLVKIPQLAVRDSTGAEVPGYFNIWDWILTPGRLSATERGGKRANPKPEAILKWANTPIAMLGGLWEQKWREWQADPQELRPPVFILVCKNTKLADVVGAWLGEGVNPAGIPSSKLDAFRNTADAKYTIVVHSKVVRDTDSDNSDSDEKRWMRFTLDTVGKVDWPRDGQGRAIYPEGFVELANKLDRPLHPPGRDVRCIVSVGMLTEGWDCNTVTHIVGLRPFQSQLLCEQVVGRGLRRASYAVDENGFLSEEVATIFGVPFQVVPFKATGGSSDKPQPKKKHVRALPERAHLKITFPRVEGYIQQIRNRIVLDRDRVPQLVLRPGEIPPEVQAKALIPSNSGRPSLSGPGALKDISLNPFRGNKRVQELAFDVAAQITKLYAGQGHTDLPAHKLFPQLVKEVLWYIENKVRIVAPASVLDLFLSPYYGWMVEVLHQHLNGDEQAGDAPELPLLKDSRGPGSTADVDYWTARDVRETVKSHVNYLVADTKRWEQNAGYFIDTHQVVRSWVKNAGLGFGIPYIHNGEQHEYVPDFIIRLDIEEERYLIIETKGHDDLKDIKKAAAERWCNAVNANGGYGHWTYRMAMSVQAVLQILNGVFSEDRN, from the coding sequence ATGACCAACTTCGAGGTAGCCAGCCCCATCCTGAACCGGCCTTACGACGAGCCGCAGGAGCATTGGTGGATCCTGGAGGGTCAGCCTGCGGAGCGACGGCCCGGGAGGCGCCCGGCCACTTACTGGTACCGCCCACCCGGCAAGAGCCAGCACGAGGGCGGTGTGCTCATCGAACTGAAGCGGGTGAACCTGATCCGCGAGCGCATGAAGGCCTGGCGCGAACAGGGCTGGCCGGGCGTTACGCGCACCACCTACGACCTGTTGAAACACTGGCGCCGCGAAGGCCGCAAGCAGAACCTCTTCTTCGCGCAGCTGGAAGCGGCCGAGACCGTCATCTTCCTGTTGGAGGCCCGCGCGGACTTCCGCCAAGGCATCGAGGTGCCGCGCGATGAGCCCGGCCCGGAGGAAGTGGCCAACGGCTACAGCGGCTTCACGCGCTATTGCTGCAAGATGGCTACTGGCAGCGGCAAGACCACGGTGATGGGCATGCTGGCCGCATGGAGCATCCTGAACAAGGTGAACGACCGGGGCGATGCACGCTTCAGTGATGTGGTGCTGGTGGTGTGTCCCAACGTCACCATCCGCGACCGGCTGCGCGAGCTGGATCCTGCGTTGGGCGAAAGCAGCCTGTATCGAACGCGCGACCTGGTGCCTGCCCACCTGATGCCCATTCTCAACCAGGGCAAGGTGATCTACACCAACTGGCACGTCTTCGAGCCCCGCACACCGGAAACGCATGGCGATGGCGGCCGCGTGGTGAAGGCCGGCGTGGAGGTGGAGACACGCGAAACAATCAAGATCGGCGAGAAGAACGACACCAAGCGCGGCACTCGCTGGCTTACCCGTGAGACCCTGTTCCAGCAGATCAGCAACGGGCTGCTCGAAGTGGTGGAAGGCGACCCCGAAACGGATGGCACCCTGCGCGTCCGTTCCACCAAATACGTGGAGAGCGACACCGCCTTGGTGAACCGCGTGCTGCGCGGCGTGGGTGGCAAGCAGAACATCCTGGTCTTCAATGACGAGGCCCACCACGCCTATCGCATCCGGCAGGAAGAGCCGCTGGACGGTTTGTTCGATGACGACGACGAGGAGGATGAGGAATGGGAGGAGAGCAAGAAAGAGGCGACTACCTGGGTTTCCGGCCTGGACCGCATCGCCAAGCAACGCGGCATCAATTTCTGTGTGGACCTGAGCGCCACGCCCTACTACCTGAACCGTGTGGGTCAGGATGCCAACCGCCCCTTCCCGTGGGTGGTCAGTGACTTCGGCCTCATTGATGCGATCGAGAGCGGCTTAGTGAAGATCCCACAGCTCGCCGTGCGCGACAGCACGGGTGCTGAAGTGCCCGGCTACTTCAACATCTGGGACTGGATCTTGACGCCCGGTCGCTTGTCAGCCACGGAACGTGGCGGCAAGCGGGCCAATCCCAAACCGGAGGCCATCCTGAAATGGGCCAACACGCCCATCGCCATGCTGGGCGGCCTATGGGAGCAGAAATGGCGGGAATGGCAGGCCGATCCACAGGAGCTGCGCCCGCCGGTCTTCATCTTGGTCTGCAAGAACACAAAGCTGGCCGATGTGGTGGGCGCCTGGCTGGGCGAAGGCGTGAACCCGGCAGGGATCCCCTCGTCGAAGCTGGATGCATTCCGCAACACCGCCGATGCGAAGTACACCATCGTGGTCCATAGCAAGGTGGTGCGCGATACGGACAGTGACAACAGCGACAGCGACGAGAAGCGCTGGATGCGCTTCACCCTTGACACGGTCGGCAAGGTGGATTGGCCGCGGGACGGACAGGGCAGGGCCATCTATCCGGAAGGCTTCGTGGAGCTCGCGAACAAGCTGGACCGTCCGTTGCATCCGCCCGGTCGCGATGTGCGCTGCATCGTCAGCGTGGGCATGCTCACCGAAGGCTGGGACTGCAACACGGTGACGCACATCGTGGGGCTGCGACCCTTCCAGTCGCAGTTGCTCTGCGAGCAAGTAGTGGGCCGTGGGCTGCGGCGCGCGAGCTATGCCGTGGACGAGAACGGATTCCTGAGCGAAGAGGTGGCCACCATCTTCGGTGTGCCTTTCCAAGTGGTGCCGTTCAAGGCCACAGGTGGTTCATCGGATAAGCCCCAGCCCAAGAAGAAGCATGTGCGGGCGCTCCCCGAACGGGCACACCTGAAGATCACGTTCCCGCGGGTGGAGGGCTACATCCAACAGATCCGCAACCGCATCGTGCTGGATAGGGACCGCGTGCCGCAACTGGTCCTGCGGCCAGGCGAGATCCCTCCCGAGGTGCAAGCCAAGGCACTGATCCCCTCGAACAGTGGAAGACCGAGCCTCTCCGGCCCAGGCGCGTTGAAGGACATCTCGTTGAACCCTTTCCGCGGCAACAAGCGCGTCCAGGAGCTGGCCTTCGATGTGGCCGCACAGATCACGAAGCTCTACGCCGGTCAAGGCCACACCGACCTACCTGCGCACAAACTCTTCCCACAGTTGGTGAAGGAGGTGCTGTGGTACATCGAGAACAAGGTGCGGATCGTCGCCCCTGCCAGTGTCCTGGACTTGTTCCTTTCTCCCTACTACGGCTGGATGGTGGAAGTGCTGCACCAACACCTCAACGGCGATGAACAGGCCGGTGATGCACCCGAACTCCCGCTGCTGAAGGATTCTCGCGGTCCCGGTTCCACCGCCGACGTGGACTATTGGACCGCCCGAGACGTGCGCGAGACCGTGAAAAGCCATGTGAACTACCTCGTGGCGGATACCAAGCGCTGGGAACAGAACGCGGGCTACTTCATCGATACGCATCAAGTCGTTCGGAGCTGGGTGAAGAATGCCGGCCTCGGATTCGGTATTCCTTACATCCACAACGGCGAGCAGCACGAGTATGTGCCCGACTTCATCATCCGGCTCGACATCGAAGAGGAGCGCTATCTGATCATCGAGACCAAGGGTCACGATGACCTGAAGGACATCAAGAAGGCCGCAGCTGAGCGGTGGTGCAATGCGGTGAACGCCAATGGCGGTTATGGCCATTGGACCTACCGCATGGCGATGAGCGTGCAGGCTGTGTTGCAGATCTTGAATGGCGTGTTCTCTGAGGATCGCAACTGA
- a CDS encoding helix-turn-helix transcriptional regulator, producing the protein MELGNTLGGRIRLLRECKGWNQTQLWRALDMEQSRLSKLENGVNKPYFWEMERIALYLEVPLGLFDTLRRVREEELRQAGLLG; encoded by the coding sequence ATGGAACTGGGCAACACATTGGGCGGGCGCATCCGGCTGTTGCGCGAGTGCAAGGGCTGGAACCAAACGCAGCTTTGGCGGGCGCTGGACATGGAGCAGAGCCGCTTGAGCAAGCTGGAGAACGGGGTGAACAAGCCGTACTTCTGGGAGATGGAACGCATCGCGCTGTACCTGGAGGTGCCGCTGGGGCTGTTCGACACGCTGCGGCGGGTGCGGGAGGAGGAGCTGCGGCAGGCCGGCCTGCTGGGCTGA
- a CDS encoding T9SS type A sorting domain-containing protein, translating to MKITTYALLVIALSAGAPPVYAQVDCLGVLGGTALPGTPCDDNDPTTSDDIWYPQCSCQGVCDPVGPACDDFNPYTGNDWMTTCGCFGYCDTWPCDDGNPYTTGDQYWPQWCFCEGYCTDPVGSPCNDGDPLTIGEFLNGYCECVGGSNMISGQVFLDLDLDGVFSAGDQPLPNRTIQVGPGYRYTVSDQAGDFYIIVPSGSYALTVYPGSFDVQALAPPVVSVIGQGLISNGHALAMNATSLEPDLAIYGCLSQPSPGFPSTTYQYVRNLGTTPTDGSMTLTYDNQLTYLGATGAPSVVANTVTWGVPILQPGEYHLEKAHYQTPIGTPLGTPLTQVSTVLTNPPDNVPGNDQRTWNGIVTGSFDPNDKQVTPSVLTPQDVDDGTRVEYMIRFQNTGTAPAQNVRITDELPQQVNASTFEFIGSSHPCHINFQYGVLEFLFDGIMLPDSNASEPDSHGFVLFSIKPMSTLLAGDSVWNRAYIYFDFNEPVITNAATFRVETSTMVQEVEAGGMTVWPNPAMDVLQVAANTSQPVDLIIVDLSGRVVRRMEEAAANGVLTVPLADLPDGLYTVRISSNGRTSNERFVKMR from the coding sequence ATGAAGATCACCACCTACGCCCTGCTCGTCATTGCACTCTCGGCCGGAGCACCTCCTGTGTACGCTCAGGTCGATTGTTTGGGTGTACTGGGGGGCACTGCGTTGCCAGGCACGCCCTGTGATGACAACGACCCGACCACATCGGATGATATCTGGTACCCGCAGTGCAGCTGCCAAGGTGTTTGCGATCCCGTCGGCCCCGCGTGTGACGATTTTAACCCCTACACAGGGAATGATTGGATGACGACTTGCGGGTGTTTTGGCTACTGCGATACATGGCCATGTGACGACGGGAACCCCTATACCACCGGGGACCAGTATTGGCCGCAATGGTGCTTTTGTGAGGGCTATTGCACAGACCCTGTGGGTTCCCCTTGCAATGATGGAGACCCCTTGACCATTGGCGAGTTCTTGAACGGTTATTGCGAATGCGTCGGCGGCTCGAACATGATCAGCGGCCAGGTCTTCCTCGATCTGGACCTGGACGGCGTATTCAGTGCCGGGGATCAGCCCCTCCCGAACCGCACCATTCAAGTCGGGCCGGGTTACCGGTACACCGTCAGTGATCAGGCCGGGGACTTCTACATCATCGTTCCTTCTGGCAGCTATGCGCTCACGGTATACCCGGGTAGTTTTGATGTGCAAGCCCTGGCGCCGCCTGTGGTCAGTGTGATCGGGCAGGGGCTGATCAGCAACGGCCATGCGCTGGCTATGAACGCCACTTCCCTGGAGCCCGATCTGGCTATATACGGCTGCCTATCACAGCCATCCCCAGGTTTCCCCAGTACAACATACCAGTACGTCCGCAACCTTGGGACCACCCCCACGGATGGTTCCATGACTTTAACTTACGATAACCAATTGACGTACCTGGGTGCCACTGGCGCACCTAGTGTTGTCGCCAACACCGTAACCTGGGGCGTGCCGATACTACAACCTGGAGAGTACCATCTTGAAAAGGCCCATTATCAGACGCCGATCGGAACGCCCTTGGGCACTCCGCTCACCCAGGTGAGCACCGTGCTTACCAATCCTCCTGACAACGTGCCTGGCAATGATCAGAGGACGTGGAACGGGATCGTGACCGGTTCATTCGATCCGAACGACAAGCAGGTCACGCCCTCAGTGCTCACACCACAGGACGTGGACGACGGAACCCGGGTGGAGTACATGATCCGGTTCCAGAATACCGGTACGGCACCGGCGCAGAACGTGCGCATCACCGACGAGCTTCCCCAGCAGGTGAACGCCTCCACCTTCGAGTTCATCGGTAGCAGCCATCCCTGCCACATCAACTTCCAATACGGGGTGCTGGAATTCCTCTTCGACGGCATCATGCTGCCGGACAGCAATGCCAGCGAACCGGATAGTCATGGCTTCGTGCTGTTCAGCATCAAGCCCATGAGCACATTGCTGGCGGGTGATAGCGTGTGGAACCGTGCTTATATCTACTTCGACTTCAACGAACCGGTGATCACCAATGCGGCGACCTTCCGGGTGGAGACCAGCACGATGGTGCAGGAAGTTGAGGCGGGGGGCATGACCGTATGGCCCAATCCGGCGATGGACGTGCTGCAAGTGGCCGCGAACACTTCGCAACCCGTGGACCTCATCATCGTCGACCTGAGCGGCCGTGTGGTCCGGCGTATGGAGGAGGCTGCGGCCAATGGTGTACTCACCGTGCCGCTCGCGGACTTGCCGGATGGGCTCTACACCGTTCGGATATCGAGCAATGGGCGGACGAGCAACGAGCGCTTCGTGAAGATGCGATGA
- a CDS encoding site-specific DNA-methyltransferase, translating into MAEPNLQPDEQALLALLPTDGSTIGNGKARQTLGWDDARYEQAKTGLIAKGVAVAGRGRGGSLARTAGSNGESTAAEPEADFALSAPEPEPAKAKTKSARAKSSSGTSKYQHPESSNLVRPEIGVQAHFKKRKEAATYRYDSSLAPTLQWDENPARPLAEWLMARIDEAAALEPPHQFPHPQQYRGADGSVLAEVRGLRDAVDQLRRMQQPFLEWTGKAEKPRLSVPTVPLFVHERLSTEAIIKTLKGHRKDQQTDLFDQLFGVEERSLADQAVHAYEHAENWTNRMILGDSLVVMNSLLQYEHLAGQVQMIYMDPPYGVKFGSNFQPFVRKRDVKHNEDESLTREPEMVQAYRDTWELGLHSYLTYLRDRLKVARDLLSPTGSIFVQISDENLHHVREVMDEVFGMDNGVVTIVFKKKSATTPTDPVNDYILWYARDRSRVKSRPLFLKRRNPDSDPKFNTLISPEWDMRRIAQLNEGEAENMLANGWRWARVNYPLVSQDENERSRDYEFNGKKFSCGKNRHWTFDPDPEVGMGRLAKANRLFDGGGQSLGGLVFWDDWPFVSLSNVWDDIHGDPDPIYVVQTSYKVISRCVQLATDPGDLVLDPTCGSGSTAFVAEQWGRRWITIDTSRVPLALARQRLLTATFDFYELMDAQRGPAGGFVYKRKQNKKGEEVGGIVPHITLKSIANNEPPKEEVLVDRPEKVSGLTRVTGPFTVEATIPTAEALDEDPETPGIQSAQHQTYVQRMIEVLRRAPVLSLPGNKKVSLKNVREPAKTMALSAEAIIPNGEDKPVAILFGPENGPLSERLVREAWREAELKNYSQLFVIGFGIDPKAREFIEKAGQVGIPATWHQATMDLQMGDLLKNMRSSQVFSLCGLPDAEVRPVKPKKGEVHEELLFEVELSGLDTFDPVTMENAHINGSEVPCWLLDTDYNGLVFRVRQAFFPKTGAWDNLKRALRADFADTVWDHLAGTLSAPFPAGEHKQVAVKVIDPRGNELLVVKELEAKR; encoded by the coding sequence ATGGCCGAACCGAATCTGCAACCCGACGAACAAGCCCTCCTCGCACTCCTCCCCACCGACGGCTCCACCATCGGCAACGGCAAGGCCCGCCAGACCCTTGGCTGGGACGATGCCCGATACGAGCAGGCCAAGACCGGGCTCATTGCCAAAGGGGTGGCCGTGGCCGGCCGCGGACGGGGCGGAAGTTTGGCCCGTACCGCCGGAAGCAACGGCGAAAGCACGGCCGCCGAACCCGAGGCCGATTTCGCCCTCAGCGCCCCCGAGCCGGAACCTGCGAAAGCAAAGACCAAGAGCGCCCGCGCCAAGTCCAGCAGCGGCACCAGCAAGTACCAGCACCCCGAGAGCAGCAACCTGGTGCGGCCTGAGATCGGCGTGCAGGCCCACTTCAAGAAGCGCAAGGAGGCCGCCACCTACCGCTACGACAGCAGCCTGGCCCCCACCCTGCAGTGGGACGAGAACCCCGCCCGCCCACTGGCCGAATGGCTCATGGCCCGCATTGATGAGGCCGCCGCCTTGGAGCCGCCCCACCAGTTCCCCCATCCCCAGCAATACCGGGGCGCCGATGGCAGCGTGCTGGCCGAGGTGCGCGGCCTGCGCGATGCCGTGGACCAGCTGCGCCGCATGCAGCAGCCCTTTCTGGAGTGGACCGGCAAGGCCGAGAAGCCCCGCCTCAGCGTGCCCACCGTGCCCCTCTTCGTACACGAGCGCCTCAGCACCGAGGCCATCATCAAAACGCTGAAAGGCCACCGCAAGGACCAGCAGACCGACCTCTTCGACCAGCTCTTCGGCGTGGAGGAACGCAGCCTGGCCGACCAGGCCGTGCATGCCTACGAGCATGCCGAGAACTGGACCAACCGCATGATCCTGGGCGACAGCCTGGTGGTGATGAACAGCCTGCTCCAGTACGAGCACCTCGCCGGCCAGGTGCAGATGATCTACATGGACCCGCCCTACGGGGTGAAGTTCGGCAGCAACTTCCAGCCCTTTGTGCGCAAGCGCGATGTGAAGCACAACGAGGACGAGAGCCTGACGCGCGAACCCGAAATGGTGCAGGCCTACCGCGATACCTGGGAACTGGGCCTGCACAGCTACCTCACTTACCTGCGCGACCGCCTCAAGGTGGCCCGCGACCTGCTCAGCCCCACCGGTTCCATCTTCGTGCAGATCAGTGATGAAAACCTGCACCATGTGAGGGAAGTGATGGATGAGGTGTTTGGTATGGATAATGGCGTCGTCACCATAGTGTTCAAGAAGAAGAGTGCCACAACTCCGACAGATCCCGTTAACGATTACATCCTCTGGTATGCACGTGATCGCAGTAGGGTTAAGAGTCGACCTCTCTTTCTGAAGCGCCGGAACCCTGATAGCGATCCCAAATTCAACACGCTGATTTCGCCGGAATGGGATATGCGCAGAATCGCTCAACTCAATGAAGGCGAGGCTGAGAATATGCTGGCCAATGGATGGAGATGGGCGCGGGTTAACTACCCTTTGGTAAGTCAGGATGAGAATGAAAGAAGTCGGGACTATGAGTTCAACGGAAAGAAATTCTCTTGCGGCAAGAACCGTCACTGGACATTTGATCCTGACCCAGAAGTTGGTATGGGGAGACTCGCCAAAGCGAACAGGTTATTCGATGGCGGAGGTCAGTCGTTGGGCGGATTAGTATTTTGGGATGATTGGCCATTTGTGTCCCTCTCGAATGTATGGGACGACATTCACGGGGACCCCGATCCCATCTATGTGGTTCAAACAAGTTACAAGGTCATCAGCCGTTGTGTTCAGCTAGCCACTGACCCTGGCGACCTCGTCCTCGACCCCACCTGCGGAAGTGGCTCAACTGCCTTTGTGGCCGAGCAATGGGGAAGGCGCTGGATCACCATCGATACCAGCCGGGTGCCCCTGGCCTTGGCGCGGCAACGCTTGCTCACGGCCACCTTCGATTTCTACGAGCTGATGGATGCCCAGCGCGGGCCGGCCGGGGGCTTCGTGTACAAGCGCAAGCAGAACAAAAAGGGCGAAGAGGTGGGCGGAATCGTGCCGCACATCACGTTGAAGAGCATCGCCAACAACGAGCCGCCGAAGGAGGAAGTGCTGGTTGACCGCCCCGAGAAGGTCAGCGGCCTCACGCGCGTAACGGGTCCCTTCACGGTGGAGGCCACCATCCCCACAGCCGAGGCCTTGGATGAGGATCCGGAGACACCGGGCATCCAGAGCGCGCAGCACCAGACCTATGTACAGCGCATGATCGAGGTGCTGCGCCGCGCACCGGTGCTGAGCCTGCCGGGCAACAAGAAGGTATCGCTGAAGAACGTGCGCGAGCCGGCCAAGACCATGGCGCTGAGCGCCGAGGCCATCATCCCCAACGGGGAGGACAAGCCCGTGGCCATCCTCTTCGGCCCCGAGAACGGTCCGCTCAGCGAGCGGTTGGTGCGCGAGGCTTGGCGCGAGGCCGAGCTGAAGAACTACAGCCAGCTATTCGTCATCGGCTTCGGCATCGACCCCAAGGCGCGTGAGTTCATCGAAAAGGCCGGTCAGGTGGGCATCCCCGCCACCTGGCACCAGGCCACCATGGACCTGCAGATGGGCGACCTGCTGAAGAACATGCGCAGCAGCCAGGTCTTCAGCCTCTGCGGCCTGCCCGATGCCGAGGTGCGCCCCGTGAAGCCCAAGAAGGGCGAGGTGCACGAGGAGCTGCTCTTCGAGGTGGAGCTTTCCGGCCTGGACACCTTCGATCCCGTGACCATGGAGAACGCCCACATCAACGGCAGCGAGGTGCCCTGCTGGCTGCTGGACACGGACTATAACGGGCTGGTGTTCCGCGTGCGGCAGGCCTTCTTCCCCAAGACCGGCGCGTGGGATAACCTGAAGCGGGCCCTGCGCGCCGACTTCGCCGATACCGTGTGGGACCACCTGGCCGGCACCCTCAGCGCGCCGTTCCCCGCCGGCGAGCACAAGCAGGTGGCCGTGAAGGTGATCGACCCCAGAGGGAATGAATTGTTGGTGGTGAAGGAACTTGAAGCGAAGCGATGA